Proteins found in one Nocardia brasiliensis ATCC 700358 genomic segment:
- the sucC gene encoding ADP-forming succinate--CoA ligase subunit beta gives MDLFEYQAKELFVKHGVPSSEGRVTDTAEDARAIAEEIGKPVMIKAQVKAGGRGKAGGVKYAATADDAFTHAQNILGLDIKGHITKKILVAEAKDIAEEYYISFLLDRSNRTYLAMCSVEGGMEIEEVAATKPERLAKVPVDAVKGVDLAFARSIAEQGHLPADVLDAAAVTIQKLWEVFVKEDATLVEVNPLVRTPQDEILALDGKVTLDENAEFRHADHEAFADKDATDPLELKAKENDLNYVKLDGEVGIIGNGAGLVMSTLDVVAYAGENHGGVKPANFLDIGGGASAEVMAAGLDVILGDAQVKSVFVNVFGGITACDAVANGIVKALEILGAEANKPLVVRLDGNKVDEGRQILVDAAHPLITLAQTMDEGADKAAELAAAK, from the coding sequence ATGGATCTCTTCGAATATCAGGCGAAGGAGCTCTTCGTTAAGCACGGAGTGCCTTCGTCCGAGGGCCGCGTCACGGACACGGCCGAGGACGCCCGCGCCATCGCGGAGGAAATCGGCAAGCCGGTGATGATCAAGGCTCAGGTCAAGGCCGGTGGCCGTGGCAAGGCGGGCGGCGTCAAGTACGCCGCGACCGCGGACGACGCGTTCACGCACGCGCAGAACATCCTCGGCCTGGACATCAAGGGCCACATCACCAAGAAGATCCTTGTCGCCGAAGCCAAGGACATCGCGGAGGAGTACTACATCTCCTTCCTGCTCGACCGGTCCAACCGCACCTACCTGGCCATGTGCTCGGTGGAAGGCGGTATGGAGATCGAAGAGGTCGCCGCGACCAAGCCCGAGCGCCTCGCCAAGGTTCCGGTCGACGCCGTCAAGGGCGTCGATCTCGCGTTCGCCCGCTCGATCGCCGAGCAGGGCCACCTGCCCGCCGACGTGCTCGACGCCGCGGCCGTGACCATCCAGAAGCTGTGGGAGGTGTTCGTCAAGGAAGACGCCACCCTGGTGGAGGTCAACCCGCTGGTGCGCACCCCGCAGGACGAGATCCTCGCCCTGGACGGCAAGGTGACCCTGGACGAGAACGCCGAGTTCCGGCACGCGGACCACGAGGCCTTCGCGGACAAGGACGCGACCGATCCCTTGGAGCTCAAGGCCAAGGAGAACGACCTCAACTACGTCAAGCTCGACGGTGAGGTCGGCATCATCGGCAACGGCGCCGGTCTGGTCATGTCGACCCTCGACGTGGTCGCGTACGCGGGCGAGAACCACGGCGGCGTCAAGCCCGCCAACTTCCTCGACATCGGTGGCGGCGCCTCGGCCGAGGTGATGGCCGCGGGCCTGGACGTCATCCTCGGTGACGCACAGGTCAAGAGCGTGTTCGTGAACGTCTTCGGTGGCATCACCGCCTGCGACGCGGTCGCCAACGGCATCGTCAAGGCGCTGGAGATCCTGGGCGCCGAGGCGAACAAGCCGCTGGTCGTCCGGCTCGACGGCAACAAGGTGGACGAGGGCAGGCAGATTCTCGTCGATGCCGCGCACCCGCTGATCACGCTCGCGCAGACAATGGACGAAGGCGCCGACAAGGCCGCCGAACTGGCAGCGGCCAAGTAA
- a CDS encoding M23 family metallopeptidase, giving the protein MNHRSALIPEHRARTGHRYRDDESFGAQATSGTSRGPSVDRQRNSLYAAPAAAAAPVDYSSRDNAWSTNDSWSQQDSWAPQDAWSQQESWSDGGAWNSGEAWNSGDAWAEEETWAPEDGTWAPEESWAPEAEPETPDTPATPTVIPGRRAAKRGGAHRLPAPPAALKGRAAVAAVAAGAVVAAGQAALASPEQPSQAVDYEAAGQIHEIAAQSVSLADPAVSTESPQILNASGPTHLGDFNDILQKGQKYAQDMAAAEAAKLRPLFTKFAAGNFTSGFGARWGVQHLGIDIAGPIGTPIVAVADGTVIEAGPAAGFGMWVRLLHDDGTVTIYGHIDTATVSQGQRVMAGDQIATIGNRGFSTGPHCHFEVWLNGSDKIDPVPWLATRGISLGPQRD; this is encoded by the coding sequence ATGAACCATCGCTCCGCCCTTATTCCTGAACATCGCGCCCGGACCGGTCATCGTTATCGCGACGACGAATCCTTCGGCGCGCAGGCGACATCCGGCACGTCCCGTGGTCCGTCGGTTGACCGGCAACGGAACTCGCTCTACGCCGCGCCCGCCGCGGCTGCGGCGCCGGTGGACTACAGCTCCCGCGACAACGCCTGGTCCACGAACGACTCGTGGTCCCAGCAGGATTCGTGGGCGCCGCAGGACGCCTGGTCGCAGCAGGAGTCCTGGTCCGACGGCGGTGCCTGGAACTCGGGTGAAGCTTGGAACTCCGGTGACGCCTGGGCCGAAGAAGAGACTTGGGCCCCTGAAGACGGCACCTGGGCGCCGGAAGAATCCTGGGCGCCAGAGGCCGAGCCCGAAACCCCGGACACTCCGGCCACACCGACCGTGATTCCCGGCCGCCGCGCCGCCAAACGCGGTGGCGCACATCGGCTGCCCGCCCCGCCCGCCGCCCTCAAGGGTCGCGCCGCGGTGGCCGCCGTCGCCGCCGGTGCCGTGGTCGCCGCCGGACAAGCCGCACTGGCCTCGCCGGAACAGCCGAGTCAAGCCGTCGACTACGAGGCCGCCGGGCAGATCCACGAGATCGCCGCCCAATCGGTCAGCCTCGCCGACCCCGCCGTCTCGACCGAGTCGCCGCAGATCCTCAACGCCTCCGGGCCGACCCACCTCGGCGACTTCAACGACATCCTGCAAAAGGGTCAGAAGTACGCGCAGGACATGGCCGCCGCGGAAGCCGCGAAACTGCGCCCCCTGTTCACCAAGTTCGCCGCCGGTAACTTCACCTCCGGTTTCGGCGCCCGCTGGGGCGTCCAGCATCTCGGCATCGACATCGCCGGCCCGATCGGCACCCCGATCGTCGCCGTCGCCGACGGCACCGTCATCGAAGCCGGCCCCGCCGCCGGCTTCGGCATGTGGGTCCGCCTGCTGCACGACGACGGCACCGTCACCATCTACGGCCACATCGACACCGCCACAGTCTCCCAGGGCCAGCGCGTCATGGCCGGCGACCAGATCGCCACCATCGGCAACCGCGGCTTCTCCACCGGCCCGCACTGCCACTTCGAAGTGTGGTTGAACGGTTCCGACAAGATCGACCCGGTGCCCTGGTTGGCGACCCGCGGGATCAGCCTGGGACCGCAGCGGGACTAG